The nucleotide window taaatttttttGTAAAGTACCTTCCCTTGTTAATAACACTTTGTCTGTTTGAAGGTCCTAATAGATTTTTCTGCCCAATTAAGCTGAGTTCTTTGCCATTATTACTTGTAATAGAGTATCTGTTTCACAGTCATCTGAGCATTTTTAGTATTGTATTTAAATGGAAGCTTTACAGTGTCAGTAATGGCTGCATGggaaattttcatttaatattttctgttcttaCTGAGGAACTTCAGATCATGTTATTTAGTGGTTTTTGTAGctatcagaactttttttttaaagttgcacTTTTCCGCCATTTAAAAAGTCCTATGCTACAACTTTTTGTActaatttaattataattgtgaagaaaaatttttaattaattcagttTAATATTTAGAACAGTACAAAGCTGTATATAAAGTTAATAATTTCCCTTCCATAATCTGCCACCTCAGATTCTACCCTCCTGAAGTAATCAAAGTCAAAAGCTTGATGAATACACTTTCACACTTCATGGTCAGTGCTCacacaaacataatttttatttccttccctttcccccatcaaacatgggatgcatttttttttttttttttttaagattttatttttaagggcgcctgggtggctcagtgggttaatccgctgcctttggatcaggtcatgatctcggggttctgggatcgagtcccgcatcgggttctctgttcagcggggagcctgcttctctctctttctctctctgcctgcctctctgcctacttgtgatctctgcctgtcaaataaataaataaataaataaataaataaaatcttaaaaaaaaagattttatttttaagaaagagagcatgggaggggagaggtcagagggaaaagcagactccctgctaagcagggaggtaaatgtgggactcagtcctaggactccaggatcatgacctgaggcgatggcagttgcttaactgaaccacccatgggCCCTGAACATGGGATGCATTTTGGGAGAGTAAAGCTTTATGTCATTAGTAATTTACCCAATTCCCTATTTGATACGTAggatatttctaattttttagcTGCAGTAGTTCCATGATGAATATGTATCTATCtgtatttagttttaaaaatcagcaaatcattatttttattggcaTGTTTCCCTACTTTGGCCTTAAGATTAGCTTAACACAGAGAAGTTTAATTCACCATCCAATTTTACATTAGCATTTTCCTCTTCactttttttattagttttttaaatgtaaattcaattaattagcatatagtatattattagtttcagaggtagagttcattgattcatcagttgcatataacgccctccttaatgtccatcacccagttaccccatccctccagcaaccctcagtttgtttcctatgtttaacagtctcttctggtttgtctacCTCACTGATTacatattgctttatttttccctgtCTTCTTTATGCTTcgctgttctgtttcttaaattccacataagagtgcaatcatgacagttgtctttctctgattgacttattttgcttagcataataccttctatataccaaaaaaatttcctttttttgttggctgagtggtattccattatatataatataccacatcatctttagccattcatccgtcgatggacatctgggctctttccatagtttggctgttgtggacattgctgctatgaacatcagggtgcaggtgccccttcagatcactacatttctttcttgagggtaaatacctactagtgtaatttctgggtcagaaggtagctctattttcaactttttgaggaacctccatactgttatccagagtggctgcaccagcttggaattccaccaacagtgttaagagggttcctctttctccacatccttgccaacatctgttatttctgacttgttaattttagccattctaactggtatgaggtggtaactcattgtggcttcgatttgtatttccctgatgccacgTGATGGTGAGCACTTTTTcctgtcttttggccatttttatgtcttctttggagaaatgtcttttcatgtcttcttctgcctatttcttgatggattgtttgtttttggggtgttgagtttgataagttctttatagattttggatactagccctatatctgataagacatttgcaaatatcttctccctttctgttgattgtcttttggttttgtgggctgtttcctttgctgtgcaaaagctttttatcttgatgaagtccagaTGGCTCATTTTTGCCTtaatttcccttgcctttggaaacaaaTCTCTTGCCGAACAcacagaggttgctgcttgtgttctctaggattttgatggattcctgtctcccatttaggtctttcatccattttgagtctatttttgtgtatggtgtaagaaaatggtccagtttccaagatgggattgggagggagacaaaccataaatgactcttaatctcacaaaacaaactgggggttgctggggggaggtgggattgggagagggggaggggactatggacattagggagggtatgtgctatcgtgagtgctgtgaagtgtgtaaacctggcgattcacagacctgtacccctggggataaaaatacattatatggttatttaaaaaaaaaaaaaattggaaggggaggcgaaccataagagactatggactctgaaaaacaacctgagggttttgaagggtcaggggtgggaggttgggggaacaggtggtgggtaatagagagggcacgttttgcatggagcactgggtgttgtgcaaaaacaatgaatactgttatgctgaaaaaataaataggaaaaaaaagaaaaaagaaaatggtccagtttcattcttctgcatgagcTGTCCAATTCATAAtgaatatctttatatatataacttaGTAAATATGTTTACTGATTTAAGAGAAAACTCCTTAGAAAAAGATTGTACCAACTCAAGGGGTATGCACATTTCAAAAACCTTTGATATTGATTGCCAGTTTACATCTCCACCTGCATGACCATTTCTCTGTGTTCAGGCCAATGCTAGGTGTTCTTGTTTTTGGAATTTTTGCCAGTTTGTTAGGTGGAAATGGTATTTCATTGCTTTGTTGCATTTCTTTGACTAATAATGAAGTTGAACTTTTATATAttacattcttatttttagtaattttttaatgtcctttatccatttttctattaggatcttcagggttttttttttgttgttccttcTCTCTTGATTTATAAGAATTGttaacaaggggcacctgggtggctcagtgggttaagcctccacctttggctcaggtcatgatctcagggtcctaggatcgaggccaGGATCTGaggccagcatcaggctctcttctccgcagggagtctgcttcctcctctctctctctgcctgcctctctgctttcttgtgatctctctctctgtcaaataaatcaataaaatcttaaaaaaaaaaatgtgggtggGTTTTTTCATAGTCACATGGCTGGGGATGCTACCAGCATTTCTTCTACATTGGgttgtctgctcagtggggagcttgtctccccccccccccccccgcctgcttctctgcctacttgtgatatctctctctcaaataaataagtaaaatctttaaaaaaaaaaaattgttaacaaACTTCTTTGTTATTTGTCTTTTACTTTGTATGTTACTTTTGGCATTCCAAATAGTCACACCTGAGTCTTTTCAtgtatagtttttttgtttttatcttatttgctTTTATACTGAATGAGTGCCTTTATGCTTAAATTAGATAAACGCTcacctgtttttttaatttgtaaaaattagAGTAATTAATCAGTGTATtccagttctttttatttaacaGTCTGTTCTTTACAAACTGGTTTGAAACAAGAGGTTTCTCACATACTAAATTCTtaactatgtttttgttttatttaagacTTGATAGTCTATTGACATTATCTGCTAATTATGTTGTTTCAGTAATCAATTTTTAGTTTTACCTTTCTCCTAATTTGAATTATAAATGTTTCACTATCATGTATTTAGGAGAAAATGTTTAttggttgtattttttaaagaatagaacGTGGTGGTGTAATGGCAATTAAAAACTCCAGGATTGGAGTTAGTATTGTACAGTGCTCTGAAATATAATGTTATTATCTTGCAGTATTATTTTGGTGACTTCAATTTGCCACGagacaaatttttaaaggaacagatcAAACTGGATGAAGGCTGGGTCCCTTTGGAGATAATGATAAAGTTCAATAGGTAAaaaccttttttattattattttatttataattattttttaagttggctccatgcccagtatggaggccaatacagggcttgaagtcacaacccttATATCAGGATtggaactgagatcaagagtcagatgcttaaccaactgagcgataGGGACACCCCagtaaaaatctttataaagtcatctttagatttaaaaaacaaaacaaaacaaatcaaaaaaactTGGGATTTTTTTGTAAACAAGTGCTACCACTAAGTTTTAcaatgcttttatatatattttacaggtTAAACCGTCTAACAACAGACTTTAATGTGATAGTAGAAGCACTGAGTAAATCAAAGGCTGAACTCATGGAAATAAGTGAAGATAAAACTAAAATCAGAAGATCTCCAAGCAAACCCCTCCCTGAAGTGACTGATGAATATAAGAATGATGTAAAAAACAGATCTGTTTATATTGTAAGTGGGCCTTTAACATGTTTAATTATATCTTGAGTATCTTACTTAGAAAAAAACAGTAGAATGGATAAGAATAAGGACTCAGGAATCATAGCTTTACCACTTGCTGTGTGTTCTtgggcgtttttttttttttaaattttcattcatttatttgacagacagagatcacaagcaggcagagagagaaggggaggcaggcagagagagagggggaagcaggccccccaccgagcagagagcccaatgcggggctcaatcccatgaccccgggatcatgacctgagctgaaggcagaagcttaacccactgagccactcaggtgcccctttgggcAGTGCTCTTAAGCTGTCTAATCTTACCTTCAGAAATGGGGATTACTTTCTAGAACTTTTATGAGAATTAATGAAAAACCCATATAACATTATACAAAATATTGGGCATATTTTAAGTACCCAGTGCCTATCAGCTTTTTGTCAATGGCTAAACTTGATAGTAATTTTCTTTAGcatataaattttttaagtagattttttttattcaggaAAATTTAAAGCATATAAAGGTAGACTGACTATATAAAGACAAaatgaatcagaatttctgataAAATTATTTACCTGAGAAGGcatttgtatatttctttctaCTCTTCACAGAAAGGGTTCCCAACTGATGCAACCCTTGATGATATAAAAGAATGGTTAGAAGATAAAGGTCAAGTACTAAATATTCAGATGAGAAGAACATTACACAAAGCATTTAAGGTATGGTCGTTAGGATGTTAGAATTTTCTGTATGATGTTACAACTTTTTCTAGTTGAAAAATATGtgggacattttttaaaagagttttttcCCCCGTTTTAATAGGGATCAATTTTTGCTGTGTTTGATAGTATTGAATCTGCTAAGAAGTTTGTTGATACCCCTGGCCAGAAGTATAAAGACACAGACCTGCTAATACTTTTCAAGTAAGTCTTTATGCCGATGTTTCTTTTGGCCACTTAGTTACATGGAATTGACACACTGGGATACAGAATATGGAATAGCAACCCCGGTAAGGACAGTACTTTTAGTATCCTTGGGCATTCTTTGATAAACATTTCAAATTTGCCCAGTGGAAACTCCTAGTCCTTTGAGACCTTAAGGAAGTgggctttttggttttgttttgtttttaaagattttctttatttatttggagagaagaCACACTAAGAGGGAATAAAAatacggggagtgggagagggggaagcaggcattccgctgagcagagagcctaatgcagggctccatcccaggaccctggggtcgtgagctgaaggcaggtgcttaacaactgggccacccaggtgccccaaggaagtgtttttttttttttaatactttttcacTGTTAACAGTTAATAAAGGTTAAGTtgtggtttttgttggtttttttgttttgttttgcatctaATACATATAATCAAGCTAGATAGTAAAATTTGGGCTTCTGTGTCATTAGAGAATCAATCCCTGTCCAACGTACAGTCTGTTCTTATTTCTCATAGTCTATATATACCTGTATTTGTTTAGTAAAAAGGATTATTTAATACAGATTTGGACCACCTTTAATATGTGTGTGTCAAAAGTTAGAACAAACCAGAGCATTTTTATGATAAAGTTAGGCCATTGTCCCCTACTTTCAGATTATGTAATCTTCTAAGTGTCATTTACTAAACCTAATGGACTTAGAGATGTACTATGATGAATCATGTAATTAATGTTAACcctcaaaagtattttttaatgtgattttcatAATTGCTTTTATTCTTGGGTTTTAGAGATTgtagaattttttccttttgtgaaagTAACAAAATCctggtttacttttttttcctatacatgaATGGTAAAAATCAGTGAGATTGGTATGGacatcaggtttctttttttccgaAATTAAGACAGTAGTTGTGGTTGTGACAatctgaatatattaaaaaccattaagggggcgcctgggtggctcagtggttaaagcctctgccttcagctcaggtcatgatctcagggtcctgagatcgagccccgcatcgggctctctgcttggcagggagcctgcttcccccctctctctctgcctgcttctctgcctacttgtgatgtctgtcaaataaataaataaaatctttaaaaaaaaaagaaaaacccatcaAGGTGTACGCTTTTAAGAGGtgtatattttatgaaatgtgAAATGTTTTTTAGTAAAGCTGTTACTAAATAACTTCTTTGGCATCTTTTGAATTTTTAGGTAATTAGTTGCTAGAAAGTGTAATGTTCCTTCCTGTCCTTAAATCATTCAGAGTAATTTGCAGTCTTATTTTTGTTCTCATGAACTCAGCTCTTGTATTTTGTGTTCTTTAGGGAAGattattttgcaaaaaaaaatgaagaaagaaagcaaaataaggtGGAAGCTAAATTACGAGCTAAACAGTAAGTACGTTGAGCCAGTCATTTTAATTCCTTCAAGTTTTAACAGGGATAGAGTTAGTGGTTCTGGGAAGTGGAGCTCGATGATGCATTCTGAAATGAGTAGTAGTAGGCTTTTCTTTTGGTAGTGAAACATTAAGATCTTACTTAAGCTGCTTTGATAATCTGGGGGCACATCGTGTTGCACTCTACCCATGAGCAATCAGAAAATCTAACGACTGGCTTTGGTTATTGAGCAGTGTGTGCTCATGATCAAGGTTAACTATCAGGATTTAATTTTCTTATACAGTAAATGGAAACATTCTAATTAACAATTTCTTTTGTAGAgagcaggaagaaaaacaaaagttagcAGAAAATGCTGAAATGGTAAGTATATATTTTTGGTATCTAAAGCTATGTTTCAAATTTATGAGAATAAAAAGCAGGACTTTTTGAAGCAAATATGTGAGATCTGTAGTTGTCACTGCACTAAAGTCATAGCCCAATAGTATTGCCAAACCTATTACCTATCCAGAGAAATAACTTAGTAATGAGATGTACATAATAACTAATACATATAGCTTAAGTAAATACTACTTGTTGAAGAAATTAAGTAAGTTAAAATCAGAAGCCGTTGTAGAACAAGGGATGACAAGGGAAAATGCACTAACTGTTAAACtactttaaaatagcattttagatTCTAGCTTTTTGCATGTATTAGGTATAGAGTTGGTATAAGCCATTTCTTGTTTTTCGTGATTGCCTTtaagacacttttttttcttgctttgtatGTTTTTATAGAAATCTCTAGAAGAAAAGATTGGCTGCTTGCTGAAATTTTCAGGAGACTTAGATGATCAGACCTGTAGAGAAGATTTGCACATCCTTTTCTCAAGTCATGGTGAAATAAAGTGGATAGACTTTGTGAGAGGAGCAAAAGAGGTTTGGAAATATTCATATGCTTTTTAGCAATGTTTAAAACTCCAAAGAAACTTAACTTTAGAAGACAACATTAgtagaaacaaagcaatttttttttaatgtatttatgaaatagtTTCTACTTTGTCatttactttcaattttgttaTTGCCATCACTGGATGTAAATATCTGATATTTTCTGAGTTATGCTATGAAGAACTGTTGGTATTTGTGACTGCAAGTTTTGTGATAGCTTCCTGAAGTTCAGTTATAATTCATTGAAATTGATAATTGCAGAGAAGATTTGCAGGGTAGGAAAAGTTTTTGAGTGAAAGAATTAACTGTGGAACTAAAAAAAACCTGAAGGGTGTGGCTTTCATTGTCTGTCTTTGGTATAGGggataattctttttaaagaaaaagctaagGAAGCACTGGATAAAGCCAAAGATGCAAATAATGGTAACCTACAATTAAGGAACAAAGAAGTGACATGGGAAGTACTAGAAGGAGATGTGGAAAAGGaagcactgaaaaaaatcatagaagatcaacaagagtctctaaacaaatggaaatcaaaaggTCATTAGTTCTGATTTGTCTTTGACCATTggttattttaattcatttgctTGTTCAGAGGCAGTGACAAgagatttaaaacatttcttacGGATTTCTCAATTATGTTTCTATAGGTCGcagatttaaaggaaaaggaaagggaaataaaactgCCCAGACGGGGTCTGCTAAAGGAAAAGTACAGTTTCAGGGCAAGAAAACTAAATttgatagtgatgatgaacatgatCAAAATGGTGCATCTGGTAAGTTTTTCTAAGTCCTTTGGTACTTTTATGAGAAATTATATGGGAAAGAACAGCAGTATGGTTTTTCATCTTCTGTATAAGTGATATTCTTGGACTATGATTTACACAAGTTACCCTGTTTTACAAGTGGGAAACAAAGATATTTGGAAGGTTAAGTTTAGAGAGCAGAAGATCTGTACTAAGAAAATCCTTCTCATTGGTGTTGGGAaattgttgcttttttaaaaaaatatattttattagaaaaagagagggaggggcgcctgggtggctcagtgggttaagactctgccttcggctcaggtcatggtcccgggatcctgggatcgggccccacatcgggctctctgctcagcggggaacctgcttcccttcctctctctgctttcctctctgcctacttgtgatctctgtcaaataaataaataaaatctttaaaaaataaattaattaaaataaattaaaatttaaggaaaaagaaaaagggag belongs to Meles meles chromosome 9, mMelMel3.1 paternal haplotype, whole genome shotgun sequence and includes:
- the SSB gene encoding lupus La protein, with protein sequence MAENGDNEKMAALEAKICHQIEYYFGDFNLPRDKFLKEQIKLDEGWVPLEIMIKFNRLNRLTTDFNVIVEALSKSKAELMEISEDKTKIRRSPSKPLPEVTDEYKNDVKNRSVYIKGFPTDATLDDIKEWLEDKGQVLNIQMRRTLHKAFKGSIFAVFDSIESAKKFVDTPGQKYKDTDLLILFKEDYFAKKNEERKQNKVEAKLRAKQEQEEKQKLAENAEMKSLEEKIGCLLKFSGDLDDQTCREDLHILFSSHGEIKWIDFVRGAKEGIILFKEKAKEALDKAKDANNGNLQLRNKEVTWEVLEGDVEKEALKKIIEDQQESLNKWKSKGRRFKGKGKGNKTAQTGSAKGKVQFQGKKTKFDSDDEHDQNGASGPVKRAREETDNEEPTPKQQKTENGAGDQ